In Salmonella enterica subsp. enterica serovar Typhimurium str. LT2, a single window of DNA contains:
- the eutJ gene encoding putative heatshock protein (Hsp70) (ethanolamine utilization protein EUTJ. (SW:EUTJ_SALTY)) produces the protein MAHDEQLWLTPRLQKAAALCNQTPAASDTPLWLGVDLGTCDVVSMVVDGNAQPVAVCLDWADVVRDGIVWDFFGAVTLVRRHLDTLEQQLGCRFTHAATSFPPGTDPRISINVLESAGLEVSHVLDEPTAVADLLALDNAGVVDIGGGTTGIAIVKQGKVTYSADEATGGHHISLTLAGNRRIPLEEAEQYKRSNAQEIWPVVKPVYEKMAEIVARHIEGQGIADLWLAGGSCMQPGVEALFRQRFPELQVHLPQHSLFMTPLAIANSGRAKAEGLYAS, from the coding sequence ATGGCGCACGACGAACAACTCTGGCTCACCCCAAGACTGCAAAAAGCGGCGGCCCTGTGTAACCAGACGCCCGCCGCCAGCGATACACCGCTGTGGCTGGGCGTCGATTTGGGCACCTGCGACGTGGTGTCGATGGTGGTCGACGGCAACGCCCAGCCGGTGGCGGTATGCCTTGACTGGGCCGACGTTGTGCGTGACGGCATCGTCTGGGATTTCTTCGGCGCCGTCACCCTCGTGCGCCGCCATCTCGACACCCTTGAACAGCAGCTCGGCTGCCGCTTTACCCACGCGGCGACCTCGTTTCCGCCAGGCACCGACCCGCGTATTTCGATCAACGTGCTGGAGTCTGCCGGGTTAGAAGTCAGCCATGTACTGGATGAACCGACGGCGGTAGCGGATCTGCTGGCGCTTGATAATGCAGGCGTGGTGGATATTGGCGGCGGCACTACCGGCATTGCCATCGTCAAACAGGGCAAGGTGACTTACTCCGCCGATGAAGCCACTGGCGGGCACCATATCTCCCTGACGCTGGCGGGCAACCGCCGTATTCCCCTGGAAGAGGCGGAACAGTACAAGCGCAGCAATGCGCAGGAGATTTGGCCGGTAGTGAAGCCGGTGTACGAAAAGATGGCGGAAATCGTTGCTCGCCACATTGAAGGGCAAGGAATTGCTGATTTATGGCTGGCGGGCGGCTCCTGTATGCAGCCGGGCGTGGAGGCGTTATTTCGCCAGCGTTTCCCGGAGTTACAGGTGCATTTGCCGCAGCACAGCCTGTTTATGACCCCGCTGGCGATAGCCAACAGCGGGAGAGCGAAAGCGGAGGGACTCTATGCAAGCTGA
- the eutB gene encoding ethanolamine ammonia-lyase, heavy chain (ethanolamine ammonia-lyase heavy chain. (SW:EUTB_SALTY)) encodes MKLKTTLFGNVYQFKDVKEVLAKANELRSGDVLAGVAAASSQERVAAKQVLSEMTVADIRNNPVIAYEEDCVTRLIQDDVNETAYNRIKNWSISELREYVLSDETSVDDIAFTRKGLTSEVVAAVAKICSNADLIYGGKKMPVIKKANTTIGIPGTFSCRLQPNDTRDDVQSIAAQIYEGLSFGAGDAVIGVNPVTDDVENLTRVLDTVYGVIDKFNIPTQGCVLAHVTTQIEAIRRGAPGGLIFQSICGSEKGLKEFGVELAMLDEARAVGAEFNRIAGENCLYFETGQGSALSAGANFGADQVTMEARNYGLARHYDPFLVNTVVGFIGPEYLYNDRQIIRAGLEDHFMGKLSGISMGCDCCYTNHADADQNLNENLMILLATAGCNYIMGMPLGDDIMLNYQTTAFHDTATVRQLLNLRPSPEFERWLETMGIMANGRLTKRAGDPSLFF; translated from the coding sequence ATGAAACTAAAGACCACATTGTTCGGCAATGTTTATCAGTTTAAGGATGTAAAAGAGGTACTGGCTAAAGCCAACGAACTGCGTTCGGGGGATGTGCTGGCCGGGGTTGCCGCGGCAAGTTCGCAGGAGCGCGTAGCGGCAAAACAGGTACTGTCGGAAATGACGGTGGCGGATATCCGCAACAATCCGGTGATTGCCTATGAAGAGGACTGCGTGACGCGCCTGATTCAGGACGACGTCAACGAAACGGCCTATAACCGGATTAAAAACTGGAGCATCAGCGAACTGCGTGAATACGTGCTGAGCGATGAAACCTCCGTGGACGACATCGCGTTTACCCGCAAAGGCCTGACCTCCGAAGTGGTGGCGGCAGTAGCGAAAATCTGCTCCAACGCTGACCTGATCTACGGCGGCAAGAAAATGCCGGTGATCAAAAAAGCCAATACCACCATCGGTATTCCGGGCACCTTTAGCTGCCGTTTGCAGCCGAACGATACCCGTGACGATGTACAGAGTATCGCCGCGCAAATCTACGAAGGGCTTTCTTTCGGCGCAGGCGATGCGGTGATCGGCGTTAACCCGGTGACCGATGACGTGGAGAACCTGACCCGCGTGCTCGACACCGTTTACGGCGTTATCGATAAATTCAATATTCCGACCCAGGGCTGCGTGCTGGCGCACGTCACCACCCAGATCGAAGCGATTCGTCGCGGCGCGCCGGGCGGACTGATTTTCCAGAGCATTTGCGGCAGCGAGAAGGGCTTAAAAGAGTTCGGCGTCGAGCTGGCCATGCTCGACGAAGCGCGGGCTGTGGGGGCGGAGTTCAACCGCATCGCCGGGGAAAACTGCCTGTACTTTGAAACCGGGCAAGGGTCTGCGCTCTCCGCAGGCGCGAACTTTGGTGCCGACCAGGTGACGATGGAAGCGCGTAACTACGGGCTGGCGCGCCACTACGATCCGTTCCTGGTGAACACCGTGGTGGGCTTTATCGGGCCGGAGTATCTCTACAACGACAGGCAGATTATCCGCGCCGGTCTCGAAGATCACTTTATGGGCAAGCTGAGCGGCATCTCGATGGGCTGCGACTGCTGCTATACCAACCATGCCGACGCCGACCAGAACCTTAACGAAAACCTGATGATTCTGCTCGCCACTGCCGGCTGTAACTACATCATGGGGATGCCGCTCGGCGACGACATCATGCTCAACTACCAGACCACCGCTTTCCACGATACCGCCACCGTCCGTCAGTTGCTGAATTTACGGCCGTCGCCGGAGTTTGAACGCTGGCTGGAAACGATGGGCATTATGGCAAACGGTCGTCTGACCAAACGGGCGGGCGATCCGTCACTGTTCTTCTGA
- the eutC gene encoding ethanolamine ammonia-lyase, light chain (ethanolamine ammonia-lyase light chain. (SW:EUTC_SALTY)) encodes MDQKQIEEIVRSVMASMGQDVPQPAAPSTQEGAKPQCAAPTVTESCALDLGSAEAKAWIGVENPHRADVLTELRRSTAARVCTGRAGPRPRTQALLRFLADHSRSKDTVLKEVPEEWVKAQGLLEVRSEISDKNLYLTRPDMGRRLSPEAIDALKSQCVMNPDVQVVVSDGLSTDAITANYEEILPPLLAGLKQAGLNVGTPFFVRYGRVKIEDQIGEILGAKVVILLVGERPGLGQSESLSCYAVYSPRVATTVEADRTCISNIHQGGTPPVEAAAVIVDLAKRMLEQKASGINMTR; translated from the coding sequence ATGGATCAAAAACAGATTGAAGAAATTGTACGTAGCGTGATGGCGTCAATGGGACAGGACGTACCGCAGCCCGCCGCGCCGTCAACGCAGGAAGGCGCAAAGCCGCAGTGCGCCGCGCCGACGGTGACCGAAAGCTGCGCGCTGGATTTAGGTTCCGCGGAGGCAAAAGCCTGGATTGGCGTCGAGAACCCACATCGTGCGGACGTGCTGACCGAACTGCGTCGCAGTACTGCGGCACGCGTCTGTACGGGGCGTGCCGGGCCGCGTCCGCGCACCCAGGCGCTGTTGCGCTTCCTGGCGGATCACTCCCGTTCGAAAGATACCGTGCTCAAAGAAGTGCCGGAAGAGTGGGTAAAAGCGCAAGGGCTGCTGGAAGTGCGTTCGGAGATCAGCGACAAAAACCTGTACCTGACGCGCCCGGATATGGGGCGTCGCCTGAGCCCGGAAGCCATTGACGCGCTGAAGTCACAGTGCGTGATGAACCCGGATGTGCAGGTAGTGGTCTCCGATGGCCTCTCTACGGATGCGATCACCGCCAACTATGAAGAGATCCTGCCGCCGTTGCTTGCCGGTCTGAAGCAGGCCGGGCTGAACGTCGGCACGCCGTTCTTTGTGCGCTATGGCCGTGTGAAGATTGAAGATCAGATTGGCGAAATTCTCGGCGCGAAGGTCGTCATCCTGCTGGTAGGCGAACGTCCGGGGCTGGGGCAGTCGGAAAGCCTTTCCTGCTACGCGGTCTATTCCCCGCGCGTGGCGACCACCGTCGAGGCCGACAGAACCTGTATTTCAAACATTCATCAGGGGGGGACGCCGCCAGTAGAAGCCGCCGCCGTGATTGTGGATTTGGCCAAACGGATGCTGGAGCAGAAAGCGTCCGGCATCAACATGACCCGTTAA
- the eutH gene encoding putative transport protein (ethanolamine utilization; ethanolamine utilization protein EUTH . (SW:EUTH_SALTY)) has protein sequence MGINEIIMYIMMFFMLIAAVDRILSQFGGSARFLGKFGKSIEGSGGQFEEGFMAMGALGLAMVGMTALAPVLAHVLGPVIIPVYEMLGANPSMFAGTLLACDMGGFFLAKELAGGDVAAWLYSGLILGSMMGPTIVFSIPVALGIIEPSDRRYLALGVLAGIVTIPIGCIAGGLIAMYSGVQINGQPVEFTFALILMNMIPVLIVAVLVALGLKFIPEKMINGFQIFAKFLVALITIGLAAAVVKFLLGWELIPGLDPIFMAPGDKPGEVMRAIEVIGSISCVLLGAYPMVLLLTRWFEKPLMNVGKLLNVNNIAAAGMVATLANNIPMFGMMKQMDTRGKVINCAFAVSAAFALGDHLGFAAANMNAMIFPMIVGKLIGGVTAIGVAMMLVPKDDAAQVKTEAEAQS, from the coding sequence ATGGGAATTAACGAAATCATCATGTACATCATGATGTTCTTTATGCTGATTGCCGCCGTGGACAGAATCCTGTCGCAGTTCGGCGGGTCGGCGCGCTTCCTCGGTAAATTCGGCAAGAGTATCGAGGGGTCTGGCGGCCAGTTTGAAGAGGGCTTTATGGCGATGGGCGCGCTGGGGCTGGCGATGGTCGGTATGACCGCGCTGGCGCCGGTGCTGGCGCATGTACTGGGGCCGGTTATTATCCCGGTATACGAAATGCTGGGCGCGAACCCATCCATGTTCGCGGGTACGCTGCTGGCCTGTGATATGGGCGGATTCTTCCTCGCCAAAGAGCTGGCCGGCGGTGATGTCGCGGCGTGGCTATACTCAGGGTTAATACTTGGGTCGATGATGGGGCCGACCATTGTGTTCTCCATTCCGGTGGCGCTCGGCATTATCGAACCGTCTGACCGCCGCTACCTGGCGCTTGGCGTACTGGCGGGTATCGTCACCATTCCCATTGGCTGCATTGCGGGGGGACTGATCGCCATGTACTCAGGTGTGCAGATCAATGGTCAGCCAGTGGAGTTTACCTTCGCGCTGATCCTGATGAACATGATCCCGGTATTGATCGTCGCGGTGCTGGTAGCGCTGGGGCTGAAGTTCATCCCGGAAAAAATGATCAACGGTTTCCAGATCTTCGCCAAATTTCTGGTAGCGCTGATCACCATCGGTCTGGCAGCTGCGGTGGTTAAATTCCTGTTGGGTTGGGAGTTGATTCCGGGACTCGACCCGATCTTTATGGCGCCAGGCGACAAACCCGGCGAAGTGATGCGCGCCATTGAAGTGATCGGCTCTATCTCCTGCGTGCTGCTTGGCGCGTATCCGATGGTGCTGTTACTGACCCGCTGGTTTGAAAAACCGTTGATGAATGTCGGTAAACTGCTGAACGTCAATAATATTGCGGCGGCAGGCATGGTGGCGACCCTGGCGAACAATATCCCCATGTTCGGCATGATGAAGCAGATGGATACCCGCGGCAAAGTGATTAACTGCGCATTTGCCGTCTCTGCGGCGTTCGCGCTGGGCGACCATTTAGGCTTCGCCGCTGCCAACATGAACGCCATGATCTTCCCGATGATTGTCGGCAAGCTGATCGGCGGCGTGACGGCGATTGGCGTGGCGATGATGCTGGTGCCGAAAGATGACGCCGCCCAGGTGAAAACCGAAGCGGAGGCGCAATCGTGA
- the eutR gene encoding putative regulator ethanolamine operon (AraC/XylS family; ethanolamine operon regulatory protein. (SW:EUTR_SALTY)): MKKTRTANLHHLYHEALPEDVKLTPRVEVDNVHQRRTTDVYEHALTITAWQQIYDQLHPGKFHGEFTEILLDEIQVFREYTGLALRQSCLVWPNSFWFGIPATRGEQGFIGAQGLGSAEIATRPGGTEFELSTPDDYTILGVVISEDVISRQATFLHNPERVLHMLRNQLALEVKEQHKAALWGFVQQALATFSESPETLHQPAVRKVLSDNLLLAMGTMLEEAKPIHSAESISHQGYRRLLSRAREYVLENMSEPLTVLDLCNQLHVSRRTLQNAFHAILGIGPNAWLKRIRLNAVRRELISPWSQSATVKDAAMQWGFWHLGQFATDYQQLFAEKPSLTLHQRMRQWA; encoded by the coding sequence ATGAAAAAGACCCGTACAGCGAATTTGCACCATCTTTATCATGAAGCGTTACCCGAAGACGTTAAACTTACGCCCAGAGTCGAGGTGGACAATGTTCATCAGCGACGGACGACGGATGTCTATGAACATGCTCTGACTATCACCGCCTGGCAGCAGATCTACGATCAGTTACACCCGGGTAAATTTCATGGCGAGTTCACGGAAATCCTGCTTGATGAGATTCAGGTGTTCCGTGAATACACCGGCCTGGCGCTGCGTCAGTCGTGTCTGGTTTGGCCAAACTCTTTCTGGTTTGGTATTCCGGCGACGCGCGGCGAACAGGGATTTATCGGCGCGCAGGGGCTCGGCAGCGCCGAGATTGCCACCCGACCGGGAGGCACCGAGTTTGAACTGAGCACGCCGGATGATTACACCATTCTGGGCGTCGTTATCTCGGAAGATGTTATTTCCCGTCAGGCCACGTTTTTGCATAACCCGGAAAGGGTGCTGCATATGCTGCGTAACCAGCTAGCGCTGGAGGTAAAAGAGCAGCATAAAGCAGCGCTGTGGGGCTTTGTGCAGCAGGCGCTGGCCACCTTCAGCGAGAGTCCTGAAACTCTGCATCAACCTGCGGTGCGTAAGGTCTTGAGTGATAATTTATTGCTGGCGATGGGCACGATGCTGGAAGAGGCGAAGCCGATTCATAGCGCCGAAAGCATCAGCCATCAGGGATATCGTAGGCTACTGTCGCGGGCGCGGGAATATGTGCTGGAAAATATGTCGGAGCCGCTGACGGTGCTCGACTTATGTAACCAGCTACACGTAAGCCGTCGCACGCTGCAAAATGCGTTTCACGCCATTTTGGGCATTGGCCCCAATGCGTGGCTGAAACGTATTCGCTTAAACGCAGTACGCCGGGAACTGATTAGCCCGTGGTCGCAGAGCGCCACGGTCAAAGATGCCGCGATGCAGTGGGGATTCTGGCATCTGGGGCAATTTGCCACCGATTATCAGCAATTATTTGCCGAAAAACCGTCGTTGACGCTGCATCAACGGATGCGGCAATGGGCTTGA
- the eutL gene encoding putative carboxysome structural protein (ethanolamine utilization; ethanolamine utilization protein EUTL. (SW:EUTL_SALTY)), whose protein sequence is MPALDLIRPSVTAMRVIASVNDGFARELKLPPHIRSLGLITADSDDVTYIAADEATKQAMVEVVYGRSLYAGAAHGPSPTAGEVLIMLGGPNPAEVRAGLDAMVASIENGAAFQWANDAENTAFLAHVVSRTGSYLSSTAGIALGDPMAYLVAPPLEATFGIDAAMKSADVQLVTYVPPPSETNYSAAFLTGSQAACKAACNAFTDAVLDIARNPVQRA, encoded by the coding sequence ATGCCTGCATTAGATTTAATTCGACCTTCAGTGACTGCCATGCGCGTGATTGCCTCCGTGAATGACGGCTTTGCGCGGGAACTTAAATTACCGCCACATATACGTAGTCTCGGACTCATCACGGCAGATTCTGATGATGTGACCTATATTGCCGCTGACGAAGCGACAAAACAGGCGATGGTGGAAGTGGTCTATGGCCGCTCCCTCTATGCCGGGGCGGCTCACGGGCCGTCGCCTACCGCTGGTGAGGTGTTGATTATGCTGGGCGGACCGAACCCGGCGGAAGTGCGCGCCGGTCTGGATGCAATGGTCGCCAGCATTGAAAACGGCGCGGCGTTCCAGTGGGCGAACGATGCGGAAAATACCGCATTCCTGGCGCATGTGGTTTCGCGTACCGGCTCGTACCTCTCGTCTACCGCAGGTATCGCGCTGGGCGATCCAATGGCCTACCTGGTGGCGCCGCCGCTGGAAGCGACATTCGGCATTGACGCGGCGATGAAATCCGCTGACGTTCAGCTGGTGACTTACGTGCCGCCGCCGTCGGAAACCAACTATTCGGCCGCGTTCTTAACGGGAAGCCAGGCCGCGTGTAAAGCCGCCTGCAACGCCTTTACCGACGCCGTGCTGGATATCGCCCGTAACCCTGTCCAGCGTGCGTAA
- the eutA gene encoding CPPZ-55 prophage protein (chaperonin in ethanolamine utilization; ethanolamine utilization protein EUTA. (SW:EUTA_SALTY)) — protein MNTRQLLSVGIDIGTTTTQVIFSRLELVNRAAVSQVPRYEFIKRDISWQSPVFFTPVDKQGGLKEVELKALILAQYQAAGIAPESVDSGAIIITGESAKTRNARPAVMALSQSLGDFVVASAGPHLESVIAGHGAGAQSLSEQRMCRVLNIDIGGGTSNYALFDAGKVSGTACLNVGGRLLETDAQGRVVYAHQPGQMIIDEVFGSGTDARALAAAQLGQVARRMADLIVEVITGALSPLAQSLMQTGLLPADITPEVITLSGGVGECYRNQPADPFCFSDIGPLLATALHEHPRLREMNVQFPAQTVRATVIGAGAHTLSLSGSTIWLEDVQLPLRNLPVAIPQDDADLVNAWRQALLQLDLDPQTDAYVLALPATLPVRYAALLTVINALTAFVARYPNPHPLLVVAEQDFGKALGMLLRPQLPQLPLAVIDEVVVRAGDYIDIGTPLFGGSVVPVTVKSLAFPS, from the coding sequence GTGAACACTCGCCAGCTACTGAGCGTCGGTATCGATATCGGCACCACCACCACGCAGGTGATCTTCTCGCGCCTGGAGTTGGTTAACCGTGCGGCGGTGTCGCAGGTGCCGCGCTACGAATTCATCAAACGCGACATTAGCTGGCAAAGCCCGGTCTTCTTTACGCCCGTGGATAAGCAGGGCGGTCTGAAAGAGGTAGAACTTAAAGCGCTGATTCTGGCCCAGTATCAGGCCGCAGGCATCGCGCCTGAATCGGTGGACTCAGGGGCTATCATTATCACCGGCGAAAGCGCCAAAACCCGCAACGCCCGTCCGGCGGTCATGGCGCTCTCGCAGTCGCTGGGCGACTTTGTGGTCGCCAGCGCCGGGCCGCATCTGGAATCGGTCATTGCCGGTCACGGCGCCGGAGCGCAAAGCTTGTCTGAGCAGCGGATGTGCCGGGTGCTGAATATTGATATCGGCGGCGGCACGTCTAACTACGCGCTGTTTGACGCGGGAAAAGTCAGCGGCACCGCCTGCCTTAACGTCGGTGGTCGCCTGCTGGAAACCGATGCTCAGGGGCGCGTGGTTTATGCCCATCAGCCGGGGCAGATGATTATCGATGAGGTGTTCGGTTCGGGTACTGATGCTCGCGCCTTAGCTGCCGCACAGTTGGGACAGGTGGCGCGGCGGATGGCGGATCTCATCGTCGAGGTTATCACTGGCGCGCTCTCGCCGCTGGCGCAATCGCTGATGCAAACCGGGCTGCTGCCCGCCGATATTACGCCGGAGGTGATCACCCTTTCCGGTGGGGTAGGTGAATGCTACCGCAACCAACCTGCCGATCCGTTCTGCTTTTCTGATATCGGGCCGCTGCTGGCGACCGCGCTGCATGAGCACCCGCGTCTGCGCGAGATGAACGTGCAGTTTCCGGCGCAAACCGTGCGCGCCACGGTGATTGGCGCGGGGGCCCATACGCTCTCGCTTTCCGGCAGTACTATCTGGCTGGAAGACGTCCAACTGCCGCTGCGCAACCTGCCGGTGGCGATCCCGCAGGATGACGCCGATCTGGTGAACGCCTGGCGGCAGGCGCTTCTCCAGCTTGATCTCGACCCGCAAACCGACGCTTACGTGCTGGCGCTTCCCGCCACGCTTCCGGTGCGTTACGCCGCATTACTCACGGTCATCAACGCGCTGACGGCTTTTGTCGCGCGTTATCCCAATCCACATCCCCTGCTGGTGGTGGCCGAGCAGGATTTTGGTAAAGCGCTGGGCATGTTATTGCGCCCACAGTTACCGCAACTTCCGCTGGCGGTCATCGATGAGGTGGTCGTGCGGGCGGGAGACTATATCGACATTGGTACGCCTCTTTTTGGCGGATCGGTTGTGCCGGTGACGGTGAAATCACTCGCATTTCCTTCCTGA
- the eutK gene encoding putative carboxysome structural protein (ethanolamine utilization; ethanolamine utilization protein EUTK precursor. (SW:EUTK_SALTY)), whose amino-acid sequence MINALGLLEVDGMVAAVDAADAMLKAANVRLLSHQVLDPGRLTLVVEGDLAACRAALDAGSAAAQRTGRVISRKEIGRPEEDTQWLIGGFARATTPTEKAPQVPATPEFAEALLALLASVRQGMTAGEVAAHFGWPLEQARNVLEQLFSDGALRKRSSRYRIKN is encoded by the coding sequence ATGATCAATGCCCTGGGATTACTGGAAGTGGACGGAATGGTCGCCGCCGTCGATGCGGCGGATGCTATGCTGAAAGCGGCCAACGTGCGTTTGCTCAGTCATCAAGTGCTCGACCCTGGCAGGCTCACGCTGGTGGTGGAGGGCGATCTGGCGGCGTGTCGTGCGGCGCTGGATGCCGGAAGCGCTGCCGCGCAGCGCACAGGCCGTGTGATTAGTCGCAAAGAAATTGGTCGTCCGGAAGAGGACACCCAGTGGCTGATTGGCGGGTTTGCGCGTGCGACAACGCCGACTGAGAAAGCACCCCAGGTACCCGCAACGCCTGAGTTCGCTGAGGCGTTATTGGCGCTGCTGGCATCAGTACGCCAGGGAATGACGGCGGGAGAGGTTGCCGCGCATTTTGGCTGGCCGCTGGAGCAGGCCAGAAACGTGCTGGAACAACTCTTTTCTGACGGAGCGTTGCGTAAACGCAGTAGTCGCTATCGCATCAAAAATTAA
- the eutG gene encoding putative transport protein in ethanolamine utilization (ethanolamine utilization protein EUTG. (SW:EUTG_SALTY)), translated as MQAELQTALFQAFDTLNLQRVKTFSVPPVTLCGLGALGACGQEAQARGVSHLFVMVDSFLHQAGMTAPLARSLAMKGVAMTVWPCPPGEPCITDVCAAVAQLREAACDGVVAFGGGSVLDAAKAVALLVTNPDQTLSAMTEHSTLRPRLPLIAVPTTAGTGSETTNVTVIIDAVSGRKQVLAHASLMPDVAILDAAVTEGVPPNVTAMTGIDALTHAIEAYSALNATPFTDSLAIGAIAMIGKSLPKAVGYGHDLAARENMLLASCMAGMAFSSAGLGLCHAMAHQPGAALHIPHGQANAMLLPTVMGFNRMVCRERFSQIGRALTNKKSDDRDAIAAVCELIAEVGQSKRLADAGAKPEHYSAWAQAALEDICLRSNPRTATQAQIIDLYAAAG; from the coding sequence ATGCAAGCTGAACTACAGACGGCGCTGTTTCAGGCATTCGACACCCTGAATCTGCAACGGGTGAAAACGTTCAGCGTACCGCCGGTCACGCTGTGCGGACTTGGGGCGCTCGGCGCCTGTGGACAGGAAGCGCAAGCGCGAGGCGTAAGCCATCTGTTTGTGATGGTCGACAGCTTCCTGCATCAGGCGGGAATGACCGCGCCGCTGGCACGCAGCCTGGCGATGAAGGGCGTGGCGATGACGGTCTGGCCGTGTCCGCCTGGCGAGCCGTGCATCACCGATGTCTGCGCGGCGGTGGCGCAACTGCGTGAGGCGGCGTGCGACGGCGTAGTGGCCTTTGGCGGCGGTTCGGTGCTGGACGCGGCGAAAGCGGTCGCCCTGCTGGTGACTAACCCTGACCAGACGCTGAGCGCCATGACCGAGCACAGTACATTACGCCCGCGTCTGCCGCTGATTGCGGTGCCGACCACCGCCGGAACCGGTTCTGAAACCACCAACGTAACGGTGATTATCGACGCGGTCAGCGGGCGCAAGCAGGTGCTGGCGCACGCGTCACTAATGCCGGACGTGGCGATTCTTGATGCTGCCGTGACCGAAGGCGTTCCGCCAAACGTGACGGCGATGACCGGTATCGATGCGTTGACGCATGCGATTGAGGCCTACAGCGCGCTCAACGCCACGCCGTTTACCGACAGCCTGGCGATTGGCGCGATAGCGATGATTGGCAAATCGCTGCCGAAAGCCGTGGGTTACGGCCACGATCTGGCGGCGCGTGAAAATATGTTGCTGGCCTCCTGTATGGCGGGAATGGCCTTTTCCAGCGCCGGTCTGGGGCTGTGTCATGCGATGGCGCACCAGCCTGGGGCGGCGCTGCATATTCCGCACGGCCAGGCCAACGCCATGCTGCTGCCAACAGTCATGGGCTTTAACCGGATGGTTTGCCGCGAGCGCTTCAGTCAAATAGGTCGGGCGTTAACCAATAAGAAATCGGACGATCGCGATGCGATTGCGGCGGTGTGCGAGCTGATTGCCGAAGTGGGACAGAGCAAACGGCTGGCTGACGCTGGCGCCAAACCCGAACACTACAGCGCGTGGGCGCAAGCCGCGCTGGAGGATATTTGTCTGCGCAGTAACCCACGCACCGCCACACAGGCACAGATTATCGACCTGTACGCGGCTGCCGGGTAA